Proteins encoded by one window of Yersinia massiliensis:
- the helD gene encoding DNA helicase IV gives MELKATSFGKHLAQHPYNRVRLLNAGIEVCGDKHQYLIPFNQLVNIQCKRGIVWGEMEFELPNQQVVRLHGTEWQETQRFYHHLLGIWQQWSEEMSLVCVEVLHKQVESIKRIEQQDKWFKRSELGQLQDAIREAFAALPMPVQRLAEFESCRADYELCLRWLQQGRRSVDRRNQQWTQRMLEVHQEFFQSVESSPLNESQSRAVVNGEDSVLVLAGAGSGKTSVLVARAGWLLRRNDALPEQILLLAFGRQAADEMNSRIKERLAVDDIQAKTFHALALHIIQQGSRKTPAISKLESDSQARRSLLIKHWQQQCSEKKAQAKGWREWLTDELEWDVADGDFWQDKRLAARLAGRLERWLGLMRMHGGSQAEMIEQADEEIRDLFQKRIRLMAPLLKAWKTALKEEGAVDFSGLIHQAVNLLDKGRFVSPWKHILVDEFQDISPQRAMLLTALRKQNKQTCLFAVGDDWQAIYRFSGAELSLTTAFSQNFGEGAECALDTTYRFNDRIGEIANRFIQQNPYQLKKPLNSLSKGNKKSVMILPNDQLEALLDKLSGFVKDDERILILARYHHLRPEILQKAATRWPKLNIDFMTIHASKGQQAEYVIIAGLHEGNDGFPAVARESILEDVLLPAPEDFADAEERRLLYVAMTRAKHQVWLLQDTSNPSVFIDQLSELGVPSQRKP, from the coding sequence GACATCTTTTGGCAAGCATCTGGCCCAGCATCCCTATAATCGGGTTCGCTTGCTGAATGCGGGCATCGAAGTATGCGGTGATAAACATCAGTACCTGATCCCTTTTAACCAGTTGGTTAACATCCAATGCAAGCGCGGTATTGTCTGGGGTGAGATGGAGTTTGAATTGCCAAATCAGCAAGTTGTGCGCTTGCATGGTACTGAATGGCAAGAGACTCAGCGTTTTTATCATCATTTACTGGGCATCTGGCAGCAATGGAGTGAGGAGATGAGCCTGGTCTGTGTTGAGGTTTTGCATAAGCAAGTTGAGTCAATTAAGCGAATTGAGCAGCAAGATAAATGGTTCAAACGTAGTGAATTAGGTCAGTTGCAAGATGCTATCCGTGAGGCTTTTGCCGCGTTACCGATGCCGGTACAACGGCTGGCGGAATTTGAGTCTTGTCGCGCAGATTATGAACTTTGTTTGCGTTGGTTACAGCAAGGTCGCCGCAGCGTTGATCGTCGCAATCAGCAATGGACGCAGCGAATGCTCGAGGTGCACCAAGAATTCTTCCAGAGTGTTGAAAGTTCACCACTAAATGAATCGCAGAGCCGCGCAGTGGTCAATGGCGAAGATTCGGTATTGGTGCTGGCTGGTGCGGGTAGTGGTAAAACATCGGTGCTGGTGGCCCGTGCAGGTTGGCTATTACGCCGCAATGATGCGTTACCAGAGCAAATCTTACTGTTGGCATTCGGTCGCCAAGCGGCTGATGAAATGAATAGCCGTATCAAAGAACGCTTGGCGGTGGATGATATTCAGGCCAAGACATTCCATGCGCTTGCATTGCATATTATTCAGCAGGGTAGTCGTAAAACCCCTGCTATCAGCAAGTTGGAGTCTGATAGTCAAGCCAGAAGGTCGCTACTCATTAAGCATTGGCAGCAGCAGTGCAGCGAGAAAAAAGCCCAAGCGAAAGGCTGGCGTGAATGGCTGACTGATGAGCTGGAATGGGATGTCGCCGACGGTGATTTTTGGCAAGATAAACGGCTTGCTGCACGTTTGGCTGGGCGACTCGAGCGTTGGTTAGGGCTGATGCGCATGCATGGTGGTAGCCAAGCCGAAATGATTGAGCAAGCTGATGAAGAAATACGAGATCTCTTTCAGAAGCGTATACGGTTAATGGCCCCTTTACTTAAAGCATGGAAAACAGCATTAAAAGAAGAGGGTGCGGTTGATTTCTCGGGGCTGATTCATCAGGCGGTAAACTTGTTGGATAAAGGGCGCTTTGTCAGTCCTTGGAAGCATATCTTAGTTGATGAATTTCAGGATATCTCGCCGCAGCGAGCTATGTTACTGACCGCTTTGCGTAAACAAAATAAGCAAACTTGCTTGTTTGCTGTCGGTGATGATTGGCAGGCAATCTACCGATTCAGTGGTGCAGAGCTTTCACTGACCACTGCGTTCAGCCAGAATTTCGGCGAAGGGGCGGAGTGTGCATTGGATACGACCTATCGCTTTAACGACCGTATTGGTGAAATTGCGAATCGATTTATTCAGCAAAATCCCTACCAATTAAAAAAACCACTGAATAGCCTGAGCAAAGGCAATAAAAAGTCAGTGATGATTTTACCGAACGATCAACTTGAAGCGCTGCTAGATAAGTTAAGTGGTTTCGTTAAGGATGACGAACGTATCCTGATATTGGCGCGCTATCATCATTTACGCCCTGAAATCTTGCAAAAAGCAGCTACACGTTGGCCCAAACTGAACATTGATTTTATGACTATTCATGCCAGTAAAGGGCAGCAGGCGGAGTATGTGATCATTGCGGGTTTGCATGAAGGGAATGACGGTTTTCCTGCTGTGGCACGAGAATCCATTCTGGAAGATGTATTGCTACCGGCACCTGAGGATTTTGCTGATGCGGAAGAGCGGCGCTTGCTTTATGTCGCCATGACCCGAGCAAAACATCAAGTCTGGTTACTGCAAGATACGTCTAACCCCTCCGTATTTATTGATCAACTCAGTGAACTGGGTGTCCCGAGCCAGCGCAAACCCTAG